ATTATTGCAAAAATTCCAATGATTCAGGCAAGTGGTGTAATTATCTGTCTTGGCTACATTCTTGGATTACTGTTTACAACAGTTCCCTGGGGTGGTGCTTGGGTAATGCTTTTGGGAATTGTGGGAGCAATTCTTGTTAGAAAACGGCGTTTAAATCCACACAAAGCCACCCAAAAAACTGCAAATACCCAATTAAAGACTAAGGTGACACCACAATTTATGTCCTCTACTCCTCATCCAAGAGTATGGTTAATTGCTGGGGTGTTAGGGTTGTTGGCAACTTTCTATTTTCAATTCCGGGTTCCTCAAGCAGGAACAAACGATATAAGTAAACTTGTACCATCACAGAATAATAATCAAGAACAACTTTTTATTGTGCGTGGTGAGGTTAAAAGTACACCACGCTTAACTCGTAATCAACGAGGACAGTTTTGGTTAGAAGCGACTCAACTTGATGAAGTCAAAAACGATCAAGGGCTAGCAGGTGCCAGTAAGGGTGTAACGGGGAAGTTGTATGTAACAGTGCCTATACTTCAAGCTACTGGATTGCACCCCGGTCAGCAAGTTGCTGTAACTGGAATTTTATACAAACCGAAACCGCCATCAAACCCTGGTGCCTTTGACTTTCAAAAATTCCTTCAGCAAGAAGGAGCTTTTGCTGGTTTTGTTGGAAGGCTTGTAAATATATTGAATGAAGAACAAAATCAGTGGGGATGGTGGCAAATCCGGGAAAAAATTGTGCGATCGCAAGTACGTTGGTTAGGTATTCCGGAGGGGCCTCTTGTTAGTGCTATGGTTATAGGCAGCAAAGCTGTTGATTTGCCATACGATATCCGCGATGCGTTTATCAAAGCTGGGTTAGCTCATGCTTTAGCAGCATCTGGATTTCAAACTTCCTTAATTTTGAGTGTAGTCCTCAGTTTAACTAAGCGCTTCAACAGAGTATTGCAAGTTATTTTGGGCAGTTTGGCGTTAATTATTTTTCTGTGCTTAACAGGTTTCCAGCCCGCAGTACTGCGAGCTGTAGTGATGGGATTTGCAGCATTAGTTGGTTTGGGACTAAAACGAAAAGTCAAGCAGTTGGGATCGTTGATGGTTGCTGCTACTTTATTATTATTGTTTAATCCTCTGTGGATTTGGGATTTAGGATTTCAACTAAGCTTTTTAGCTACATTAGGATTGATAGTAACTGTACCACCATTAACTCAACGTTTGGCATGGTTACCCCCCGCGATCGCTTCTTTAATAGCTGTTCCTATAGCTGCTACAATCTGGACTCTACCAGTCCAACTATTTGTTTTTGGAGTTGTACCAATTTATAGCTTACTACTGAATATAATTACTACGCCTTTCATTTCAGTTATTAGTATAGGTGGCATTATTAATGCTTTAGCAGGGTTAATTGTGCCTAATACTGAAAATTATTTGGCTGGGACATTACATTACCCTAGCGATTGGTTAATTAAGCTAGTAGAATTTTTTAGTAAGCTACCAGGAAATTCTTTTGCTACTGGTAAGATAGCAATTTGGCAGGTACTAGTAGTTTATGGATTGATTGCATTAGTTTGGATTGTACGTTGGTGGCAAAAACGTTGGTGGATAGCCCTTTTAACTGCAATAGGATTGGTCTTAATTCCAGGGTGGTATTCTGCTAACACTTTGTTTAGGGTTACAGTATTAGCAGCTGGCGAAGAACCAGTAATGGTAATTCAAGATCGAGGAAAGATAGCTTTAATTAATAGTGGTGATGAAGGAACGGGACGCTTCACAATCGTACCGTTTTTACAACAACAAGGTGTAAATAAAATAGATTGGGCAATCGCTTCTAATTTTCAACTAAACGGTAACAACGGTTGGCTAGAAGTTCTAAAAAGTTTGCCAATTAAAGTTTTTTATGACTATTTTTCTCCGTCGGGAGGCACTCTTACTAGTCAGATAATTCAACAGGAAGTACAACAAAAAAAGGGATTTTACCAGCCTGTATCAGTTGGTCAAACTGTCGGTACTGATTCTATAGTTGTGCAATACATTAATAATGGATTGCCCATATTGCAGATGCAAATTCAGGGTCAGACTTGGTTGCTAGTAGGGAATCTTAAAACTATAGAAATACGTCGCCTAGTTAAAACAGGACAATTACCGCGTCCACAGGTATTATGGTGTCCTGGTGAGTCTTTAAAAGAATTAGTTGTTGCTTTACAACCACAAGTCGCGATCGCATCTAATACTAACATTCAGCAAAAAGCTTTATCTGAACTCAGTAAAGGTCAGACAAAACTATTCATTACAGGAAGAGATGGAGCAATTCAATGGACTCTTAACAGTGATTTTGAAACATTTATTCAGGGAACAGAAAATAAAACTTCGATTTTGTAAGTATATTATGCTTTCAGGTCTTAAGCAGGGATCACGAAATAGGAAAAGCTCAAAAAACTAGGTTCCGATACTGGCGTCTAAAGCCCAAAATTAAGAACGTGATATCATTTATGTGCTTATGCACTTGTCTTCATATCATGCTAAGATTGAAGAGATTGCCTAGTAAAAAATATAATTTTTCATAATCTGGAGAGGTGGCAGAGCGGTTGAATGCGGCGCACTCGAAATGCGTTTTGGGGAAACTCAACGGGGGTTCGAATCCCCCCCTCTCCGTATAAAATTAAAAATAGGGCAAGCAACCCTATTTCAAATTTTTTAATTAAGATGAGCAATCTTCGTGTTCCCGATTAATGCGCTCATAGCTAGCTACAAATTTGTTGCAGCGTAGGTATGAAATTTGGATAAGAAATAGCAGCAGCCTCTGCACGCTGAATCTTTGTAGTACCAGTTGCGTTAAGAGCAGCGATCGCCAAACTCATAGCAATGCGATGATCTGTATAGCTATCAACATCTGCACCTACTAAAGAAGTACCACCAGTAATTTCCATGCCATCGGGTAGCTCGGTTACTTGCGCTCCCATTTTATTTAACTGTTGAGCCATCACAGCAATACGATCACTTTCTTTAACTCGTAATTCTGCTGCATCTTTAATTACAGTTATTCCTTCGGCAAATACTGCTGCTACTGCTAAAATCGGAATCTCATCAATTAGCCTGGGTATGATCTCCCCAGCAATGGTGCAACCTTGCAGACGACTAGAACGCACCCGTAAATCGGCAACAGGTTCACCAGCTACCTCCCGTTCATTTTCTCGCTTAATATCGGCTCCCATCATTGCTAAAGCTTCTAAAATACCCGTGCGAGTGGGATTAACACCGACATTTTCAATCACCAAATCAGAATCCGATACAATTGCCCCAGCCACCAACCAAAAGGCAGCCGAACTGATATCCCCAGGAACAATCACTGTTTGCCCAATAAGTTGAGCAGGGCCTTTAACTGTTACGCTGTTAGTTTCGGGATCAATATCCAGTTCCGCTCCAAATGCCTTGAGCATCCTTTCGCTGTGATCTCTGGACAGATCTGGTTCTGTAATAGTAGTTTTGCCTTCAGCCATTAAACCCGCCAACAAAATACAGGATTTGACTTGAGCAGAGGCGATGGGAGAATGGTAATGAATTGGTTTGAGATTTTGTCCTTGCACAGCCAAGGGTGCTAAAGAACTACCTTTACGCCCCCAAATTTCCGCTCCCATTTGTTGTAAAGGTTTAATAACACGGGACATGGGACGCGATCGCAGGGAAGAATCGCCTGTAATGGTAAAAAAGCGTCCCGCATGGGATGCCAATAGTCCCAACATCAATCGGATTGTTGTGCCTGAGTTCCCAGCATTTAATACGTCAACAGGTTCTTGCAAATTTCCTAAACCGATTCCTTTAATCTGCACCAATTCTGTGTTTAAGGGCGAAATATCTGCTCCCATTGCCTGAAAACAGCTAGCGGTGCTGCAAGGATCTTCACCTAATAGTAGTCCCTGAATCTGGGTGTGTCCTTGAGCGATCGCGCCTAACATCAAAGCACGATGGGAAATAGACTTATCTCCTGGAACGCGGATACGACCTTGTAAACTTAACTTAGAAGCAGTTTGATCGATAACTAAGTTTTGAGAAAAGTTTTCTTTAGTTTCTACGGTAATAACAGAAGGCGACATTAGGATAAACTGACTTGTGACTGCACCGGAAGTTAGTAAGCAGTAAAGGTAAAACTCACTGCTAGTTGCTTCCTCGCTAGTATCGTATCGCTTTCTGCTCTATGAAAATTACTGATATACACTAAGACTATATTTAATATGTATCTTTGGCTTGATTTTCCTACTCAGGGGAGAAGATTAACTTCTAATCGAAGAAAAGCTTCTTTTCACAGACACAGGTAAGCCAAATTTTAGCAAGCCTATAAAGCCAATCTTGTAGCTGTTGCCTGCTAGTTTTGCAAAAAACAAACTATTTGAGACGCTCAGTTTACTGCGCAAGCCAATTAGGGTCTTGTCATCCACTATAAACTAAGCTAACTAGAGCAAAAGTCTCACCAAAACCTTCTAATCCGACATATTACTTGTTTTTACTTTGATTTGTCTAGCTTTCTATTTCAGCAGCTTCAGTTAATATGAAGCATATTTTACGGTTCAGTTCCTGACTCAAACCTGCCGATTACTTTGTATTTCATTGCTTTTAGCTTTTATCGCTCCCATGCTGACTCACCACCGCAAGCCCGTGTGCCTATCATTAATTTCCACAGACTTACCTGTTTGGTCTGTTGTCGAAACCGCCGCGACTTTATACCAAAAAGACAGTGAGCGTTTTCACCTACTGTTGACGGCACCATCTGTGAACAGTTCCAAAGAAATTATTAATCCTTATAGTCCCAGAGTATTGTGGCTGGAAATTTCCCCCTATCGAGTTACTATGACAATGCAGGGTAATGGTCAATTAAGTTACCGCCATTTTTGGGAACAGGGTGTTTATGGTATCACTCGTTATTGGTTGCCTACTGAATCACTGCAACCTAACCAACCCATTCGCTTACGTAACTTTACTAGTAATTTGACACTCAATGGACATCCATTACCAGAGAATTTACGAGTCGAATATGAATTATGGGCAGACAAAATACAACTGGGATGTTACATTCTCAATTTAGAAATCCGTAACTGATAGCCCCAACAAGTAATTAATATCCTCTCTCGTCATGTCTTTTGATTTTATGAGGGAGGATATTTATGTAGTTCATAAGCAGATTTTTAATTCTGCTTAACCACACTTAACTACCAAAATAACTAGGTTCGTTCCCTGATTTCCATTTTATATTGCAACCTATACTTGGTTTTTGATCTAGAGTCACGGCTTTATTAGCAAGTACAGCCTCAATCGCAGCACGTAAGTCTGTACCTGTTACAGGTTTGTTATTACTAGGACGACTATCATCTAATTGTCCACGATAAATCAGCTTGCGATCCCTATCAAACAAAAAGAAATCAGGTGTACAAGCTGCTGTGTATGTCTTTGCCGTTTCTTGGCTCTCGTCATAACAAAAGGGAAATTGAAAACCAAGCTCACCTGCCATTGCTTTTAAGCTATCTGGAGCATCATCTGGATAATTTCTAGCATCATTTGCACTGATAGCTACAATACCTAAATCACTTTGAAAGTAATCTTTACCCAAGTTTGCTAATTCTGCTTGAACGTGTTTGACAAAAGGACAATGCCGACAAATAAACATTACCAATAAAGCTTTTTTGTCAGCAAATGTAGAAAGTGAGATTGTCTGTCCAGAAATTACATCTAGTAAACGAAAATCTGGTGCTTGAGTACCAATAGGAAGCATTGTTGAAGCAGTTAAAGCCATAATTCACCCGATAAACTTACTTGAAATTCTTGATTAGAGTTACAAATTTTTAATTAGCAATCTTTACTATTCGGAAAAATAAAATTTGGAGATATTGCTTCTAAAGTTTTATTTTGACTTCTCTATCACAAGCCTTATAATTTAGCAATTATCGTAAATTCCGAGATAACGGCTGATTTAAATCCCGTTGTGGAGATACTCTAGTTCGCATAATCAGCAATGGAAGACTGAAAAATCCGAAAATCATTACAATTCCAGCTATCATCCATACTGTCCATCGCATAGGTTGGTAGTCACTTCTTTCGATTTGCCATAGAACTTGATTGTATCGCCAAGCTGCAAAAGCGATGGTAATAATACCAAAAATTACCAAACTAATACCTAAATTTTCTGAGTTAAATAAGGGATGTGAAGATGATTCTTGTTGTGTCAAGGTAAAACTAAGCTGACGCAGAAATAAACCAAATCGTGCGATCGCAAAGCCAAAACCAATTAATGCAATTGAAGTCCTCAGCCAAGCCAAAAATGTACGCTCATTTGCTTGATGCTCCCTTTGACGGTCAATTTTGGGCGTATTGCTCATAATTAACTGTGTTACCCTTTTGCCACAAAAGCAGGCTAACTTATTTAGTTATAAAAAATACTCCATCTAACGGATGGCTTTTACATATTCAAACTTTCAATTAATGTTTAGCTTCAAAATAAAAAAGCAGAGACACGAAGAAACTCAGTATCTCCACTCTTGCGAAAACAAGTGCCAATGATATGAAAATTTATTTTTTATAAGCTGCCTAAAAGACCAAAAACTCCGTGTCCTGTCAACGCTTCTAGCACCATTAAAGACACAAAACCTATCATTGCTAAACGCCCGTTGAGTAACTCGGCATAGGGAGTAAAGCCAGTGCGATCGCCCTGAGTATCCACATAAACTCTTGGCTCGATCGCAAAATTGTTCATCTTACCCTGATCGTCAACTATAGAACCGTTTGCACGCATGAATACTTCCTAATTAGATGATTGCTATTATTGTAAATAAATGTAACTTATTTATTAAAAATTGTAAAGAAAGTGATGACAAGTGATCGCAACAGTTGAGATCTCGTCGTAAGAATACAAAAATGATGGGGAGCGATCGCTCCCCATTTATGTTGCTATGTGGTCAAGACTAAATCTACTGTGTTGGCATTTGTGCTTTAGCGTAGAATCCATAAAAGACACGCACTATTGAAATTTAAAAGGTTTCATTTCCAGTCGGTTCTTGGTAAACAAGACCTCGCTTTTGATGGCGATAGGATGCTACAACTGGATAAACAATACTGCGTAGCCGATTGAGCGCACCAACCGGACGATGAGTAGTAAGTCCGTTCCAAGGAGAAAATCGGAGATTTTCACAGAAATCGTATTGTTTCTCAAAATTAATTATTTGGTGCTTTACAGTAAGACGACCTACTGTAAAGAAAGGTGATTCCTTTTCTCGCCAGAGAATCGTCGCATCGTCAATAGACATATTGAGGTTAGTTTGAAACTGGATGCCAAAGTCCCAGCAGTAATGAGCGTCAGGTTTAGCAAGGGCTTGAATTAGCTCATCTCGATAGTAATTGTCTGGTTGAGCGCCGTTTTCAGCTAGAGCTTTGGCGCGATCGCGATCGCTTTTTTGTCTTTCTTGGAATGGAATCCTGTTGTGGGGTGGTTCAACTGAAACTGGAGTAAATGCATATTTAACCACAGCTGGATATTCAAAAGGAACTAAACCAGTCTGGGAGGCATCAAAATTTGGATTAATACCCAAAGCATAGGCTGAACCGCTCCAATATCGTTCGGTTAATAAACTCTTGGGAGTCGGTTTCGTAATCTTATTGAGTGCCAAGAATTGTTTGGGATGCAGCAGAAGCCATGTGAGTGCCGCTTTTTCTGACTTAACTACAGCACTAAAAAAGCCGTAGTAGTCTCTAATAGTTTTAATGAAAAATATCTCGGCATTTTGAGTAATAATGTCTTGGGTTGTCGATTCATGGCTTTGTGTAAGCCGTTCTCCTTCAACTCCAATCAATTTCACTGTCATTGAGCGTGTATCTGAGACATAATCATGCTCTACTTTGGTACGCCCATTAGCAAATCTGATCCAAACAGGATATTGTTTGGGTTGTGCTAGCAAGCCTTGTTTCAGAGAAATCGCATTTAACTGTGAAGAACTCAATGAGGCGCATTGATTTAATTCGCGTTTAATTGCATCTTCATCAATATCAAAGATTTCGAGCGTGCCTTTGACGGCAGCATGAGATTTGGCATGGGTATCTCGGAGCGCCCGTTCTTGATTTTGAAACAGATTATCCATGCGTTTTTTGGCTTGCTCAACCAAGCGATCGTAATATTGACGCTCATCTTGTTCTGGATATTCTGTAAATAACTTCTTATCCATAATCACCGTGAGTTGTTTACTAATCAGACTGGTTGCCAATCCTGACGATAGAATGAAACTCGATAGGTTTTCCCTTGAGGGACATTACGATTTAATACATCCGAAAGAGTCTTCGTCTTTTGAATTTCCTCCCAGCCTACAGGGGAAAAAGTTTCTGGGTTGAAGATATTTTCTGCTAATAAAGGATTAGTTAAAGCCTGAGAAAAAGCATCAATTCCTATCAATCGCCCAACTAAGGGAGGTAAGGCAGAATTAGGTCGCAAATCTTCTGCATAGAGTCCTACATACAACTCAAGATTATCTACATGACCGTACAATCTTTGTAGTTCTCTTTTGACTTTCTCATCACTACTAATCTGGTCAAAATTAGTTACTCTTGGATACTTGCATAACTCGCGATAGTCGTTATAGCTTCTGACTTTGGTAGTGCGGCCTAAACGAATACTAGCTAATTCGGTAGGAACTAAAAATTCCGGTGTATTGAATAAGCTTAGTAGTGCTGCGCTTTGAGAACAACTTTCCTCAAATAAAGCTCCCAATCCTTTCTTGATAATCATTTCATTGTTCCACATCGTCGCAGGCGTGGGAACTTCTTGACCGTCATAAATTATGTGATCAGGTAGCATACTATGCCAACGATAAACTAAGGTAAATTCTACCGACATCCAATTTTGGCGATACCATTTTTCGTTAGTAAATGCGAGGGGATCGGCGAAGAAATTAAAGTGATAGGGAGTAATATGATTAATGTAATCTTCCATAACAATTTTTAACATTTCTACCATCACGATATTTCTGGCGGTATGGTAAAGCCTTTCATCATCCCAGGTTGGATATTTTTTTGCTAAGAGTTCACACAGACGATTGTGTTCTCTTAAACAAAGAATATTTAGCATTACATAGCCAATTTGTACATTTACTCGTTCAATTTCTAACCCCATCGCAAACAATGTTTGTCTTTTTTCTGGCGGAAAACTATCTGCTTTTGGGATGAATTCATCGGTGTAAACATGGGGTAGCCCTTTAAATTCTTTCTTGGGTTGCCCATTCTCGTCATAGTAAAAAGGAGGATACTCTTCTCCATTAATAATCTGGCTTTTTAGCTTGCCCCCTTGATAAGCTCTCAACAAATGAGTAATGTTGGAATTCAGTCCATATACATTACATAAATCGATATGATGGTTGGAATTATTTTTACGGGCTTCTTTGCGATCTGTTCGCAAAAAACTGTCAGTAAACCACTGAACAAAATAAGGGAAAAGTAGTGTAGATTTAGGTGAGTATTTAGTTTCTTCTGTTTTCTTATATAAAATAGCTAAATCTTCAACAGGGGGCAGATTTTTTTCAAATTGTTCAGTTGGAGTTAAATTAATTCCTATATAATTCTTATCGGTTAAAGGCTTCCAATCAAGAGGTGGTAAATGAAGACCAGAATAAGTACGATCCGTTAATGACTCCCATGAGGTGTAAGGAGACATTGTACTAAACGGATAGGGACGAGTCGGAACTTTATAGATAGCATTGTTAATGAGAAGTTTGTTAATTTTTTTTGCAAGACTTGGGTTGCTTTGAATAAAGTTCCAAATAGGCTTGAAGCCAGTCAAAGCAGCTGTTTCTAGTTTGTTTCTTAACCCGTCTTTGGACTTATCTCGTTTGGAAGCCATAATAATTTTTACCTCTGTTGATTTGAGTTCTGTACTCAATGCACATTAAAATTTTCTGGATCTATGCTGTGCCTCTTCCAACTTAGTGGACTGGTGGGCAACCCTTGAGAACGCACTACCTTTTTAGCTCCTATTTTTTCCAAGTCATACTAGTGTGTGTAAATATACAGCACGACTCATAGCAATTCCAGAAAAGAATGCGCCAGATGTGTAGCGACTTTCAAGATAGTTGCGATACATATAGCGATCGCTTTTTAAATTGGTATGATTTGGCTACTAACGAGTAAGTAAAGATGATGTCAGCTTAACTTAGAGAACAATTTTTCCCAATTGATAACAGAAGGTCTTGCTCCTTGATTAACTATTTCAAACACTTTTCTTTCACAATCAGAATTTTGCATTGATTCTACACAGGCTGCTGCCACATCAATCCGGCTGGTTTGACCTGTAAGTTTGTCACCTGTTCCCAGTACTACACCAAGTTTGCCTTCTGTTGTTGCTTTGAGTAGAGTATTGAGATCGTAAGAAGTGTATGGGCCATCTATCAACCTGCCTGGACGGATGATGGTGTAAGGCAATCCTGAATTAATAATGGCTTCTTCACCCTTTTGTTTAGCGTCAAGAACACCAAAAGCATTGAGAATACTGTAAGGAAACTTATCTTTACGCAGAACTCCACAGGAAGATACAAAAACAAACCGCTTGAGGTTGTGAGGTGCTGCTTGTACCAAGTTACTAACACCTTGAGCATCAACTTTTGTAGGACTATTTTTGGCTTTTGTTTGAGCAACTTCAGGATTCAAAAACAGTTTGATCCATTCAACCAAATTAGGTGTATGCTCAAACTCCCATCTAGCGGAAGGAAAGGCAGTAGTCCCGCTACAACATATGATATGACTAATACCCACCATTGCTGCTGGAAATGTAGTTGGATTGTGCAGTTCGCCGATCGCAATTTCTACTTTGTCATTAAACATCTTTTGAGCTTTTGCAGCGTTACGTGTCAGGATACGAACTTTAAAGCCCTTCTCTAACAACTTACCTACTACTATTTGCCCTACCCCACCTGTTGCACCAACAATAAGTACTAAGTTCTCGACTGATACTTGTGTAGAAGTCATAAAAATACCATTTGATATGGTGTATTGCTAATTTACTGAAATTTAGAAACGCTGCCAGCGCAAAGTAAGAG
This window of the Chlorogloeopsis sp. ULAP01 genome carries:
- a CDS encoding ComEC/Rec2 family competence protein codes for the protein MIQASGVIICLGYILGLLFTTVPWGGAWVMLLGIVGAILVRKRRLNPHKATQKTANTQLKTKVTPQFMSSTPHPRVWLIAGVLGLLATFYFQFRVPQAGTNDISKLVPSQNNNQEQLFIVRGEVKSTPRLTRNQRGQFWLEATQLDEVKNDQGLAGASKGVTGKLYVTVPILQATGLHPGQQVAVTGILYKPKPPSNPGAFDFQKFLQQEGAFAGFVGRLVNILNEEQNQWGWWQIREKIVRSQVRWLGIPEGPLVSAMVIGSKAVDLPYDIRDAFIKAGLAHALAASGFQTSLILSVVLSLTKRFNRVLQVILGSLALIIFLCLTGFQPAVLRAVVMGFAALVGLGLKRKVKQLGSLMVAATLLLLFNPLWIWDLGFQLSFLATLGLIVTVPPLTQRLAWLPPAIASLIAVPIAATIWTLPVQLFVFGVVPIYSLLLNIITTPFISVISIGGIINALAGLIVPNTENYLAGTLHYPSDWLIKLVEFFSKLPGNSFATGKIAIWQVLVVYGLIALVWIVRWWQKRWWIALLTAIGLVLIPGWYSANTLFRVTVLAAGEEPVMVIQDRGKIALINSGDEGTGRFTIVPFLQQQGVNKIDWAIASNFQLNGNNGWLEVLKSLPIKVFYDYFSPSGGTLTSQIIQQEVQQKKGFYQPVSVGQTVGTDSIVVQYINNGLPILQMQIQGQTWLLVGNLKTIEIRRLVKTGQLPRPQVLWCPGESLKELVVALQPQVAIASNTNIQQKALSELSKGQTKLFITGRDGAIQWTLNSDFETFIQGTENKTSIL
- the aroA gene encoding 3-phosphoshikimate 1-carboxyvinyltransferase; the protein is MSPSVITVETKENFSQNLVIDQTASKLSLQGRIRVPGDKSISHRALMLGAIAQGHTQIQGLLLGEDPCSTASCFQAMGADISPLNTELVQIKGIGLGNLQEPVDVLNAGNSGTTIRLMLGLLASHAGRFFTITGDSSLRSRPMSRVIKPLQQMGAEIWGRKGSSLAPLAVQGQNLKPIHYHSPIASAQVKSCILLAGLMAEGKTTITEPDLSRDHSERMLKAFGAELDIDPETNSVTVKGPAQLIGQTVIVPGDISSAAFWLVAGAIVSDSDLVIENVGVNPTRTGILEALAMMGADIKRENEREVAGEPVADLRVRSSRLQGCTIAGEIIPRLIDEIPILAVAAVFAEGITVIKDAAELRVKESDRIAVMAQQLNKMGAQVTELPDGMEITGGTSLVGADVDSYTDHRIAMSLAIAALNATGTTKIQRAEAAAISYPNFIPTLQQICS
- a CDS encoding thioredoxin family protein, with amino-acid sequence MALTASTMLPIGTQAPDFRLLDVISGQTISLSTFADKKALLVMFICRHCPFVKHVQAELANLGKDYFQSDLGIVAISANDARNYPDDAPDSLKAMAGELGFQFPFCYDESQETAKTYTAACTPDFFLFDRDRKLIYRGQLDDSRPSNNKPVTGTDLRAAIEAVLANKAVTLDQKPSIGCNIKWKSGNEPSYFGS
- a CDS encoding DUF202 domain-containing protein, which codes for MSNTPKIDRQREHQANERTFLAWLRTSIALIGFGFAIARFGLFLRQLSFTLTQQESSSHPLFNSENLGISLVIFGIITIAFAAWRYNQVLWQIERSDYQPMRWTVWMIAGIVMIFGFFSLPLLIMRTRVSPQRDLNQPLSRNLR
- a CDS encoding chlorophyll a/b-binding protein, which encodes MRANGSIVDDQGKMNNFAIEPRVYVDTQGDRTGFTPYAELLNGRLAMIGFVSLMVLEALTGHGVFGLLGSL
- a CDS encoding catalase, with the translated sequence MDKKLFTEYPEQDERQYYDRLVEQAKKRMDNLFQNQERALRDTHAKSHAAVKGTLEIFDIDEDAIKRELNQCASLSSSQLNAISLKQGLLAQPKQYPVWIRFANGRTKVEHDYVSDTRSMTVKLIGVEGERLTQSHESTTQDIITQNAEIFFIKTIRDYYGFFSAVVKSEKAALTWLLLHPKQFLALNKITKPTPKSLLTERYWSGSAYALGINPNFDASQTGLVPFEYPAVVKYAFTPVSVEPPHNRIPFQERQKSDRDRAKALAENGAQPDNYYRDELIQALAKPDAHYCWDFGIQFQTNLNMSIDDATILWREKESPFFTVGRLTVKHQIINFEKQYDFCENLRFSPWNGLTTHRPVGALNRLRSIVYPVVASYRHQKRGLVYQEPTGNETF
- a CDS encoding peroxidase family protein, with translation MASKRDKSKDGLRNKLETAALTGFKPIWNFIQSNPSLAKKINKLLINNAIYKVPTRPYPFSTMSPYTSWESLTDRTYSGLHLPPLDWKPLTDKNYIGINLTPTEQFEKNLPPVEDLAILYKKTEETKYSPKSTLLFPYFVQWFTDSFLRTDRKEARKNNSNHHIDLCNVYGLNSNITHLLRAYQGGKLKSQIINGEEYPPFYYDENGQPKKEFKGLPHVYTDEFIPKADSFPPEKRQTLFAMGLEIERVNVQIGYVMLNILCLREHNRLCELLAKKYPTWDDERLYHTARNIVMVEMLKIVMEDYINHITPYHFNFFADPLAFTNEKWYRQNWMSVEFTLVYRWHSMLPDHIIYDGQEVPTPATMWNNEMIIKKGLGALFEESCSQSAALLSLFNTPEFLVPTELASIRLGRTTKVRSYNDYRELCKYPRVTNFDQISSDEKVKRELQRLYGHVDNLELYVGLYAEDLRPNSALPPLVGRLIGIDAFSQALTNPLLAENIFNPETFSPVGWEEIQKTKTLSDVLNRNVPQGKTYRVSFYRQDWQPV
- a CDS encoding SDR family oxidoreductase — translated: MTSTQVSVENLVLIVGATGGVGQIVVGKLLEKGFKVRILTRNAAKAQKMFNDKVEIAIGELHNPTTFPAAMVGISHIICCSGTTAFPSARWEFEHTPNLVEWIKLFLNPEVAQTKAKNSPTKVDAQGVSNLVQAAPHNLKRFVFVSSCGVLRKDKFPYSILNAFGVLDAKQKGEEAIINSGLPYTIIRPGRLIDGPYTSYDLNTLLKATTEGKLGVVLGTGDKLTGQTSRIDVAAACVESMQNSDCERKVFEIVNQGARPSVINWEKLFSKLS